The following proteins are encoded in a genomic region of Solea senegalensis isolate Sse05_10M linkage group LG5, IFAPA_SoseM_1, whole genome shotgun sequence:
- the LOC122769997 gene encoding uncharacterized protein LOC122769997, whose product MMSPRLCLALLALSSLAAASDPGCEELVKPLEDRSKISGKWIFNVGGADTEEYLKNLKSFHCSWIDFPTVPSVNMTMRFGDRHEEKCLYGHANFSYEGNNTKVTFHFNSTSHDHVGMLLESCADCLLWIENTESKENGEIKKGRHLYLFTKSGDLAESDLAFFKRQAACLNLLPDFYFAETKDLCPDEKEAAASKETTQEQ is encoded by the exons ATGATGTCTCCGCGGTTGTGTTTAGCTCTGCTTGCTCTCTCGTCTCTGGCTGCTGCGTCCGATCCAGGCTGCGAGGAGCTCGTCAAACCTTTGGAAGACAGAAGCAAG ATCTCTGGCAAATGGATTTTCAACGTTGGTGGAGCAGACACCGAGGAATATTTGAAGAATCTAAAATCTTTCCACTGCTCCTGGATCGATTTCCCAACCGTGCCTAGCGTTAATATGACCATGCGCTTCGGAGACAGACA tgaGGAGAAATGCCTTTATGGACATGCAAATTTCTCTTATGAGGGAAACAACACCAAAGTGACAT TTCACTTCAACTCcacgtcacatgaccacgtTGGGATGCTCCTGGAGTCGTGTGCCGACTGCCTGCTGTGGATTGAGAACACAGAGTCCAAGGAGAATGGGGAGATTAAAAAGGGCAGACACCTCTACCTGTTCA CAAAGAGTGGCGATTTGGCCGAATCCGATCTGGCTTTTTTCAAGAGACAGGCGGCGTGCCTCAACCTCCTGCCGGATTTCTACTTTGCAGAGACCAAAG ACCTGTGTCCCGATGAGAAGGAGGCGGCTGCCTCAAAAGAAACGACACAAGAGCAGTAG
- the LOC122769996 gene encoding uncharacterized protein LOC122769996 — MAAQLVAALLALASLCAASESTDCKELVKPLVLDSHSPIYGKWVLHVGAWDQLGLKNDLISVNSSWVELSASSDTGVISMYWADRLDTDKCLQGSANATITGMTSHTTVNINGHTSYHDGKYYETCADCLLSEDTTLLPDGKSKGRYFFLFTRTGALEPSELETFKKQAECLNFLPEYRFLGTDLCPDDRETASPPVEKTEDDDSDAPPAAK, encoded by the exons ATGGCTGCACAGCTGGTCGCGGCTCTGCTGGCTCTCGCCTCCCTCTGTGCCGCGTCTGAATCCACGGACTGTAAAGAGCTGGTCAAGCCTCTGGTGCTGGACAGTCACAGCCCT atcTACGGGAAGTGGGTGCTCCACGTCGGTGCGTGGGACCAGCTCGGCCTGAAGAATGATTTAATATCAGTGAACAGCTCGTGGGTGGAACTGTCAGCGTCCTCAGACACTGGAGTCATTAGCATGTACTGGGCCGACCGCCT AGATACTGATAAGTGTCTTCAGGGCTCAGCTAATGCCACCATCACTGGGATGACCAGCCACACCACTG TAAACATCAATGGTCACACTTCATACCATGATGGGAAATACTACGAGACGTGCGCCGACTGCCTCCTGTCCGAAGACACCACCCTGCTGCCGGACGGCAAGTCAAAGGGACGGTATTTCTTCCTCTTCA CACGGACCGGCGCTCTGGAGCCATCTGAGTTAGAGACGTTCAAGAAGCAGGCGGAGTGTCTGAACTTCCTGCCTGAATATCGCTTTTTAGGCACAG attTGTGTCCAGACGACAGGGAAACCGCTTCGCCTCCCGTGGAGAAAACAGAGGACGACGACAGTGACGCTCCGCCGGCTGCAAAGTGA